Part of the Streptomyces sp. NBC_01353 genome, GGCGAGGAGTAGCCGCAGGTGTGACAGATCTGCCAGCCGTCCTGGGTCACGGCCAGCACGCCCCCGCAGCGCGGACACTGCGCCGAATGGCAGGTCGTCCCCATCGTGCTCACCACGGCTCCCATCGCCTTGCTCCACGATGGCTACCCCCGCGACCGGCCTCGGACGCCCCGCGTCGCCCGCTGGGGACATCTACCCTCGGTATCAGCGCATCGACTCGGGCGGAAGGGCGGCGTACCGGTGGAGGTCACATGGTGGGGTCATGCCACCTGCACGGTCGAGGACTCGGGGGTCCGGTTCCTCACCGACCCGCTGTTCGCGCGCCGGCTCGCGCATCTGCGGCGGCGCCGTGGTGCGCTGCCGCCGCCCGGGGCCGCTGCCGCCGAGGCGGTGCTCGTCTCCCATCTGCACGCCGACCATCTGCATCTGCCCTCGCTGGCCAGGCTCGCGCCCGGGACGCGGCTGATCGTGCCGCGCGGCGCGCCGGGCTCCGTGGCGGGGCTGCGGAGGCTCGACGGCCGGGGTCTGCGGCTGACGGAGCTGGAGCCGGGCGACGCGGTGACGGTGGAGGGCGTGACCGTACGGGCCGTGCCGGCGCTGCACGACGGCCGGCGGCTTCCGGTGGGGCCGCACCGCTCCCCCGCGCTCGGGTATGTCGTCGAGGGTGAGGTGCGGACGTACTTCGCCGGCGACACCGGTCTCTTCGACGGGATGGCAGAGGCGGTCGGCCCGGTGGACGTGGCGCTGCTACCGGTCGGCGGCTGGGGACCGTATCTGGGGCATGGGCATCTGGACGCGGTGCGGGCGGCGCAGGCGCTCGCGGCGCTCTCCCCGGCGGCGGCGGTGCCGGTGCACTACGGCACGTACTGGCCGATCGGGATGGACGCGATCCGGCCGCACGAGTTCCACGCGCCGGGCGACGAGTTCGTGCGGCACGCGGCGCGGCTCGCGCCGAAGGTGGCGGTGCATCTGCTCGGCCACGGCGAGCGGGTGCGGCCCGAGGTCGCCCGGTGATCGACCTGATGGGGGCGGTACGGGACCTGCCGCCCGAGTCGACGCAGCAGGCGGTCGGCTATCCCACGCTGTTCGCACTGGTGGCGCTGGGTTCGCTGGTGCCGGTGGTGCCGACGGGGGCGATCGTCAGCTCGGCGGCCGTGGTCGCCTTCCATCAGACGTCTCCGCTGTCGCTGCTCTTCGTGTTCCTGGTGGCGGCCTTCGCGGCGCTCCTGGGCGATGTGGCGCTGTACTGGCTGGGGCAGCGCGGGGTGCGGTCGCGGAACGGTTCGCGGTGGCTGGAGGTGCTGCGCGGCCGGGCCGCCCCCGACCGGCTCGCGCAGGCGCAGGCGCAGCTGGAGACCCACCAGGTGTCGGTGCTCGTGCTGTCGCGGCTGGTGCCGGCCGGGCGGATTCCGGTGATGCTGGCGTGTCTGCTGGCGCGGGTGCCGCTGCGCCGGTTCGTCCGCGGGGACGTGCCGGCCTGTCTGGCGTGGGCGGCGATGTACCAGCTGATCGGGATTCTGGGCGGCTCGCTGTTCCCCGAGCCGTGGCAGGGGGTGCTGGCGGCGGTCGCGCTGACGGTGCTGATCAGCGGGGCTCCCGCGATGTGGCGGCGGGTACGGGGAACGGGGCGCGGCAGCAGGTCAGGGCGCGAGCACACGTGAGGCGCCGACGGGGAGGTCCCAGAGGTCCTCGCGGCGCAGTCCGGCCCGCTCCCAGGCGGCCCTGACCCGGGTGAGGGGTTCGAGGACCGGCTCGGAGGAGAGGACGAAGGTCGCCCAGTGCATCGGCGCCATCCTCCGTGCCCCGAGGTCCTGGAAGGCGCGGACGGCCTCCTCGGGGTCGGTGTGGACGTCGCTGAGCCACCAGCGCGGGTCGTAGGCGCCGATCGGGAGCAGCGCGATGTCGATCCCGGGGTGGCGGCGCCCGATCTCGGCGAACCAACGGCCGTAGCCGGTGTCGCCGGCGAAGTACACCCGGCGGCCGAAGGGGTCGGTGAGGACCCAGCCGCCCCACAGCGAGCGACAGGTGTCGAGGAGGGTCCGCTTGGACCAGTGGTGGGAGGGGACGAACTCGAAGCGCACACCGTCGAGTTCGGCCGCCTCCCACCAGTCGAGTTCGGTGACCCGGTGGAATCTGCGGCGGGTGAACCAGCGGCCGAGACCGGCGGGGACGAAGACCGGGGTGTCCCGGGGCAGCCGCTTGAGGGTGGGGGCGTCGAGGTGGTCGAAGTGGTTGTGGCTGATGACGACGGCGTCCACCGGCGGCAGGTCCTCCCAGCGCACCCCGACGGGGGTGATCCGGGTCGGGGTGCCGAGGATCCTGCGGGACCAGACGGGGTCGCTGAGCACGGTCAGGCCGCCGACGCGCAGGATCCAGCTGGCATGGCCCGCCCAGGTGACGGCGAGCGTGTCGGGCCCGGCGGCGGGCAGCGGTCCTGGGGCGAACGGCAGCAGCGGGATGTCGCGCAGGCCCTCGGCGCCGGGGCGCACGGCGCCTTCGCGGGCGAGCCGGGCCATGGCGCGGACGCCGGGGAGCGGCGCGGTGAGCCGGTCGGCGAAGGAGCGCGGCCAGTCGGTCCTGATCCGGCCGAGGGGCTGGAGGACGGGGGCGGCGGGTGCGGGTGCGGTACGTCCGTCGGGTGCGGTACGTCCGTCGGGTGCGGTCCGCGGGGCCCGCGTCGGCCGTGCCGTCTGTTCCGTCATCTGCGAGCTCCGTTCTGCGCAGTTCGTCGAGGACGTGTTACCGGCGGACGGGGGTACGAAGTACCCCGACTGTCACCGGAGTTCCTCCAGCACCGCTCCGAAGGTGCTCAACGCGCGGGCCACATGCGGCAATTCCACCGGGTCCGTCGATGCGAGGGACTCCATCCGCTCCTCATCCGTCGATCCCAGGAACGCGCCGGTGTCGAACCGCACACGCAGGGCGCCGAGTTCGTCGCCGAAGCGGTGACCGCCGGGGACCGGTGTGCCGAGCCGCTCGCTGAGGTGGTTCTCCAGCTCCATGGAGTCGGTGACGCCTCGGGCGGAGAGCCCCGCCCGGAGCGGTCCCAGGTCGGCGTAGAGGTGGCGGCCGGCCTGCGGGGGCCGGGCGAGGGCGCCGACGGTGAGGACCGCCCGGTGCGCTGCGGTGGCCACACGCGCGTGGAGGGCGGCGGAGAGGGCGGCGCGTACGGTGACGTCCTCCGGCTCGTCGAGGGCGTGCGCGGCGGCGGGGGCGACCGGGCCCGCGACGAAGGCGCCGAGTGCGGTGAGGATGTCGAGGGTGCGGGCGCGGGGGTCGGTGTAGCGGTCGGCGCGTGAGGGGTCGGTGGGCGGGAAGCGGGCCACGGCGCAGGGCCAGGCGGCCGGGGCGAGGGCGCCGGCCAGGTCGTACAGGACGGTGACGTCGTCCGGGCACATCTCGGCTGGGCTGAGGAGGACGGTGTCGTGGCGCCGGTGCAGGGTGTCGCGCCAGGTCTCGTCGCTGATGATGTGCAGCCCCTCGGCGACGGCGGCCTCGCACGCCTCACGGACCAGCTCGGGCGGGGCGACGGTGGCGGTGGGGTCGTCGGCGACGGAGAGCAGCAGCAGGCGGGGGTGACCGCCCTCGGCACGGACCCGCCGGACGGTTTCGAGCAGGGCGTACGGGTCGGGGACGCCGCCGCACTCGGCCGGGGTGGGCACGTGGTAGGCGGGACGGCCCAGGAGGCGGGCCTGCGGGGTCCACCAGGCAGGGCAGGGCCGGGGCATCAGCAGGTCGCCGCCGTGGGCGGCGATCAGGGCGAGCAGCAGGGGCTGCGCGCCCGGGGCCGCGACCACGTCCTCGGCGTGGGTGCGCAGGCCGCGCCGCCACCAGTATCCGCTTGCGGCCTCGCGGAGCACGGGCCCGCCGCCGGGCGGTTCGACGGCGGTGCGGCCGGCGGAGGCGGCGAGGATCGCGGCGAGCCCGGGGAGCACGGGCAGACCCGGTTCCGGGGCCGGAGGGCCGTAGCGCACCGGTCCGCGGCCTTCCGGAGCCGTCTGCCTCATCTCCCGCACCTCCTGAAGCACCGGGTCGCGCCCGCACGGCGCCCACAGTGCCCTTTATACGAAGGTTCGGGGCGGTTCGCTGCCCCGGACGACGGAGCCGGAGCGCGAGCACCCGGGCTGACCGGCAGGGGCCGTCGCGCGCGACGAGGAGCCCGTCCGGGTGACGGAGGGGGAGGTCGGGCGGCCTGGGGGTGTCCGGCGGATCAGGGCCGGACACCCTCTAGCGCACCAGGACGCGCTCCAGCATCAGTTCGACCGCCGAGACGATCGCGTCCGCGTCGATGCCGGCCTCGTGGAGCTGTTCCTCCGGGGTCGCGGAGAGGGGCATGGAGCGTACGGCGAGTCGTGCCAGACGGGGCATCCCGCCGTGCCCGTTGGCGTACGCCTCGGCGACGGCATCGCCGAGCCCGCCCTCGGGATGGTGGTCCTCCACCGTGAGGACGCAACCGGTCGTCCCGGCCGCCTGGTCGAGGGTCTCGGTGTCCACCGGCTTGACCGAGTAGAGGTCGATCACCCGGACCGGCAGGCCGTGCTCCGCGAGCCGGTCGGACGCCTTGAGGGCCTCGTGCACGGTCACCCCGGCCGCGACGACGGTCGCCCGGTCGTCCTCGCCGTGGCTGCGGAGCACCTTGCTCCCGCCGACCGGGAACTTCTCGTCGGGCCCGTACACGACAGGGGTGCCGCCGCGGGTGGTACGCAGGTAGCGGACGCCCTCGAGGTCGGCCATGGCCGCCACGAGCTTCGCCGTCTGGTTGGCGTCGCAGGGGTAGAGCACGGTGCTGCCGTGCACGGCACGCAGCATGGCCAGATCCTCCAGGCCCATCTGGCTCGGCCCGTCCTGGCCGATGGAGACCCCGGCGTGCGAACCGACGAGGTTGATCCCGGCCCGGCTCACGGCCGCCATCCGGACGAAGTCGTACGCGCGGGTGAGGAACGCGGCGAAGGTCGAGGCGTACGGGACATAGCCGCGCGCCTGGAGCCCGACGGCGGCCCCGACGAGCTGCTGCTCGGCGATCCAGCACTCGAAGTAGCGCTCGGGATGGGCCTTCGCGAAGTACTCGGTACGGGTGGAGTCGCCGACCTCGCCGTCGAGCGCGACGATGTCGCCGCGGACCTCGCCGAGGGCGGCGAGGGCGTGCCCGTAGGCGTCGCGGGTGGCGACCTTCTCACCCCTTGTGTACCTCGGGAGCCGCAGCGCGCCGTCCCCGGCCGGATGCGGCACCAGCGCTGCGGGCGGCTCGGTCACCTGGACCCGCAGATCGCTCGGGCCGCCCAGTTCGGCGATGGCGGCCTCGGCGTCCGGGAGCGGTTTGCCGTGCATCCCCTCGCGGTTCTCCACGGCGGCCACGCCCCGGCCCTTGCGGGTGGCGGCGAGGATCGCGGTGGGCCGACGGACGGTCGCGCGGGCCTCGCGAAGGGCCGTGTCCACGGCCTCGACGTCGTGGCCGTCGATCCGCAGGGTGTGCCAGCCGAAAGCTTCGAGGCGGGCGGCGTAGGCCCCCAGGTCGTGCTGGTGGCGGGTGGGGCCGCGCTGGCCGAGCCGGTTGACGTCGACGATCAGGGTGAGGTTGTCCAGGCGGCAGTACGCGGCGTGCTCCACGGCCTCCCAGACGGACCCCTCGGCCATCTCGCTGTCGCCGCTGACGACCCACACCTGGTACGGGACGCGGTCGAGGAACTTCCCGGCCAGCGCCATCCCGACCCCGATGGGCAGGCCCTGGCCCAGTGACCCGGTGGCCACGTCGACCCAGGGCAGCCGGGGCGTGGGATGGCCTTCGAGGAGGCTTCCCTTGCCGCGGAAGGTGAGCAGCTCGCTCTCGCCGACGACGCCCGCGGCCCGGTACATGGCGTACAGCAGGGGCGAGGCGTGTCCCTTGGAGAGGACGAGCCGGTCGTTGCCCGGGTGGTCCGGGCGGTCGAAGTCGTACCGCAGGTGCCGGGCGAGCAGGACGGCACCGATCTCGGCGGCCGACATCGAGGAGGTCGGGTGCCCGGAGCCGGCCGCGTCGGCGGCGCGTACGGCATCCACACGGAGCTGCCGGGCGAGCGAGGACATCGTTTCGTACCGCATCACGAACCTTCCTCCACGAGCCTTCGCGGCGGCCGGACTGGGTCCACCGATGCGCGTACCCAGGGCGCCGGGGCGTATGCCCCGCGATTCGCGCCGAGTCGCCGGGTGCAGGGCCCGCGATTCCCATCAACTCGATGCCCACATGGCGAGATTGCCATCTCACCATGCGGCGCGAGCGCGTACCGTGGCCGTACCAACCCACACGAGGGAGTCCGGTCATGACCCATGCCTCCGAGCAGCCCGCGCCGCAGGAGACCGCCGTCTACACCCATGGGCACCACGAGTCGGTGCTGCGCTCGCACAGCTGGCGCACGGCCGCCAACTCCGCGGCCTATCTGATCCCCGAACTGCGCCCCGGCCTGGACGTCCTGGACGTGGGCTGCGGGCCCGGCACCATCACCGCCGACCTGGCCGCGCTGGTGGCCCCCGGCCGGGTGACCGCGGTGGACGCGGTCGAGGACGTCCTGGACAAGGCGCGGGCCGCGGCAGCCGAACGCGGCCTGGACAACGTGGAGTTCGCGGTCGCCGACGTCCACGACCTGGACTTCCCGGACGACTCCTTCGATGTCGTCCACGCCCACCAGGTACTGCAGCACGTGGGCGACCCGGTGCGGGCGCTGCGCGAGATGCGGCGGGTCTGTCGCCCGGGCGGTGTGGTCGCCGCCCGGGACAGCGACTACGGGTCCTTCGCCTGGTATCCGGAGCCGCCGGCCATGAAGGCGTGGCAGGAGCTGTACCAGCGGGTCGCACGGGCCAACGGCGGCGAACCCGACGCCGGGCGGCGGCTGTTCGCCTGGGCGCGGCGGGCGGGGTTCACGGACGTGACGACGACGGCCGCCACCTGGTGCTTCGCGACACCGGACGAGCGGGCGTGGTGGAGCGGCCTGTGGGCGGACCGGACGACGGAGTCCGTGTACGCGAAGCTGGCGGTGGACGGCGGCCACACGACGCCCGACGTGCTGGCCGACGTCTCCGAGGCGTGGCTGGAGTGGGGCCGGCAGGAGGATGCCTGGTTCATGGTCCCCCACGGGGAGATCCTCTGCCGCGTCTCCTGAACCTCAACTAGGCTCGTACGCATGGAGATTCTGGGAACCACGCTACGTGTCTGCGTCGACGATCTCGAGCCGGCGGTGGAGTTCTACGAGCGCCTCACCGGCGCTTCCGCCCTGCGTTTCGAGCGCGGCGGGGTGTCGGTCGCGGCCATCGGCTGCTTCCTGCTGATGAGCGGGCCCGAGGCGGAGCTGGAGGTCCTGCGGAAGGTCGCCGCGACCGTCTCCGTCCAGGATGTGGACGCGGCGTTCACCTCGCTGACGGAGGCGGGCGCCAAGATCCTGGCCGGGCCCGTCCCGACCCCGGTGGGCCGCAATCTGATCGCGGTCCACCCGGACGGCTCCGTCTTCGAGTACGTCGACCGCCGGACCGCCTGAGACGGCCCGGGTCCCCCGGGACGCCTCAGAGACGCATCCGGAACTCGTAGGAGTCCGGGAGCGGTTCGTCGGTCACGGCCGACCACACGTCGCCCAGGATCTCGGCGCCCTCCCGCAGGTCCGGCACCTCGAAGCCCGCGTCGAAGACGGCGCGGGCCTCGGGCTTCCTGCCCTCGGCGAGGAGAAGGCGGGCCTCGAGGAAGCGGAACGCGCCGCGTGCGCGGACCGGCGCCGGCAGGCGCTCCCAGAGCGCGCGGGCCGGAGCCACTCGGCCGACGGCCAGGAGCGCGACGACGGCCTCGCGGCCCAGCGCCGCGGTCACCACGGGATCCACGTCACCGGGCAGCGCGCCGAAGGCCTCCGCGAAGCGCTCGGCCGCCCGCTCCGGGTGGCCGCCCTCCTCGTCGGCGACGGCCAGGCAGTACACCAACGGCCAGCGCAGGCCCGCCTGTCGGAGACCGCGCTCCCAGCTCCGTACCGCCTGGGCCAGGTCGCCCGCATGCCACTGCGCGATCCCGAGGTGGTACTCGGTGAGCGGCTCCGCGGGCGCGGTCTCCAGCATGTCGCGCCAGTGGTCGGCGACCAGCGACGGGCCGGGGGCGACCCCGTCCTCAGGAGGCGGCAGGACGCCGGTGCGGAGCAGCTCCAGCCAGGGCTTCTGCTCCTCGCCCAGGGTCGACGCGGGGAACGGGGTCCCCGGCAGTTCGTGCCCTCCGGCGATGACTTCCAGCGCGCCCCAGCCCGAGCCCGCCGCCAGGACGGACACCGGTTCGGCGTCGGCCGCGCCGTCGCGCCACGCCGCGTACGCGGCATCGACGGCGGCGCGCGGCAGGGCCTCCTCCAGGCGCCCCTCCACGCTCGCGCGGGCCGCTGCCCAGTCCTCG contains:
- a CDS encoding MBL fold metallo-hydrolase, with amino-acid sequence MTEQTARPTRAPRTAPDGRTAPDGRTAPAPAAPVLQPLGRIRTDWPRSFADRLTAPLPGVRAMARLAREGAVRPGAEGLRDIPLLPFAPGPLPAAGPDTLAVTWAGHASWILRVGGLTVLSDPVWSRRILGTPTRITPVGVRWEDLPPVDAVVISHNHFDHLDAPTLKRLPRDTPVFVPAGLGRWFTRRRFHRVTELDWWEAAELDGVRFEFVPSHHWSKRTLLDTCRSLWGGWVLTDPFGRRVYFAGDTGYGRWFAEIGRRHPGIDIALLPIGAYDPRWWLSDVHTDPEEAVRAFQDLGARRMAPMHWATFVLSSEPVLEPLTRVRAAWERAGLRREDLWDLPVGASRVLAP
- a CDS encoding methyltransferase domain-containing protein, whose product is MTHASEQPAPQETAVYTHGHHESVLRSHSWRTAANSAAYLIPELRPGLDVLDVGCGPGTITADLAALVAPGRVTAVDAVEDVLDKARAAAAERGLDNVEFAVADVHDLDFPDDSFDVVHAHQVLQHVGDPVRALREMRRVCRPGGVVAARDSDYGSFAWYPEPPAMKAWQELYQRVARANGGEPDAGRRLFAWARRAGFTDVTTTAATWCFATPDERAWWSGLWADRTTESVYAKLAVDGGHTTPDVLADVSEAWLEWGRQEDAWFMVPHGEILCRVS
- a CDS encoding aminotransferase class I/II-fold pyridoxal phosphate-dependent enzyme, yielding MRQTAPEGRGPVRYGPPAPEPGLPVLPGLAAILAASAGRTAVEPPGGGPVLREAASGYWWRRGLRTHAEDVVAAPGAQPLLLALIAAHGGDLLMPRPCPAWWTPQARLLGRPAYHVPTPAECGGVPDPYALLETVRRVRAEGGHPRLLLLSVADDPTATVAPPELVREACEAAVAEGLHIISDETWRDTLHRRHDTVLLSPAEMCPDDVTVLYDLAGALAPAAWPCAVARFPPTDPSRADRYTDPRARTLDILTALGAFVAGPVAPAAAHALDEPEDVTVRAALSAALHARVATAAHRAVLTVGALARPPQAGRHLYADLGPLRAGLSARGVTDSMELENHLSERLGTPVPGGHRFGDELGALRVRFDTGAFLGSTDEERMESLASTDPVELPHVARALSTFGAVLEELR
- a CDS encoding MBL fold metallo-hydrolase, which produces MEVTWWGHATCTVEDSGVRFLTDPLFARRLAHLRRRRGALPPPGAAAAEAVLVSHLHADHLHLPSLARLAPGTRLIVPRGAPGSVAGLRRLDGRGLRLTELEPGDAVTVEGVTVRAVPALHDGRRLPVGPHRSPALGYVVEGEVRTYFAGDTGLFDGMAEAVGPVDVALLPVGGWGPYLGHGHLDAVRAAQALAALSPAAAVPVHYGTYWPIGMDAIRPHEFHAPGDEFVRHAARLAPKVAVHLLGHGERVRPEVAR
- a CDS encoding VOC family protein → MEILGTTLRVCVDDLEPAVEFYERLTGASALRFERGGVSVAAIGCFLLMSGPEAELEVLRKVAATVSVQDVDAAFTSLTEAGAKILAGPVPTPVGRNLIAVHPDGSVFEYVDRRTA
- a CDS encoding VTT domain-containing protein, whose product is MGAVRDLPPESTQQAVGYPTLFALVALGSLVPVVPTGAIVSSAAVVAFHQTSPLSLLFVFLVAAFAALLGDVALYWLGQRGVRSRNGSRWLEVLRGRAAPDRLAQAQAQLETHQVSVLVLSRLVPAGRIPVMLACLLARVPLRRFVRGDVPACLAWAAMYQLIGILGGSLFPEPWQGVLAAVALTVLISGAPAMWRRVRGTGRGSRSGREHT
- a CDS encoding transketolase — protein: MRYETMSSLARQLRVDAVRAADAAGSGHPTSSMSAAEIGAVLLARHLRYDFDRPDHPGNDRLVLSKGHASPLLYAMYRAAGVVGESELLTFRGKGSLLEGHPTPRLPWVDVATGSLGQGLPIGVGMALAGKFLDRVPYQVWVVSGDSEMAEGSVWEAVEHAAYCRLDNLTLIVDVNRLGQRGPTRHQHDLGAYAARLEAFGWHTLRIDGHDVEAVDTALREARATVRRPTAILAATRKGRGVAAVENREGMHGKPLPDAEAAIAELGGPSDLRVQVTEPPAALVPHPAGDGALRLPRYTRGEKVATRDAYGHALAALGEVRGDIVALDGEVGDSTRTEYFAKAHPERYFECWIAEQQLVGAAVGLQARGYVPYASTFAAFLTRAYDFVRMAAVSRAGINLVGSHAGVSIGQDGPSQMGLEDLAMLRAVHGSTVLYPCDANQTAKLVAAMADLEGVRYLRTTRGGTPVVYGPDEKFPVGGSKVLRSHGEDDRATVVAAGVTVHEALKASDRLAEHGLPVRVIDLYSVKPVDTETLDQAAGTTGCVLTVEDHHPEGGLGDAVAEAYANGHGGMPRLARLAVRSMPLSATPEEQLHEAGIDADAIVSAVELMLERVLVR